GTTCTCAGAGACATCGCTTCGGTCCGGGCGCTGCTCGTGGCTGCGTTCCTGCGCCGGGAGCCCCTTTCCCGGGGTTGGAACTACGCTGTGCGGCCAGCGGGAGGTCCCCAAGGACAGAGTCGAAAGGTCGTATCTTCTGTCAGTGCTGTGTGACAGCACCGCGAAGGCACCTGCAGAACCTGAACTAGGTATCGTATCcattgggagggagggggaggtgcGTGGCAGGGGCTGGGGTCGGGTGGCAACACTGGGTGAACCTGTGGAATTTGTGGTAGGGTCCGTCACTGACAGCTTAAAATACGTGGTTGTGCGGAGCGGGCAGGCTAGACAAGGGTAGGGGCGAGCTACGTTCTCCGGTGCTGAGGGGAAATAAAATGTGGAACAACTGGTAGACGTTCAAGACTGAAGACGTTTGTGATTTAAGGTTTTATGTGATCCCTTTAGGCcagctttttattatatttgacatGCCCGTTTCTGAGAGCAAAGCTCTTACTGAGGAGGTAAATGGTAGCTGTGCTGAGTGTGCAACACTGAAGCACAAATGTGTgtagattaaaattaatttggacgTTTGGATGGACACTGCTCAGATGGCTTTGTTTTCCCCGACATCCTATCAGGTCTAGTTTAATTCCACCTCTAGCAGAAGGCCGGCTGTTGCCCTGTTAAGTACTCGACTCATTGGTTTCCTGTGCTCTATTGAAAAGAGCACTGGGTTTAGAATCAGTAAATCCTGGCTCGAGTCTTGAGTCTTTCGCTCAATCTACTTGATTGAGACATACCACTTAAAATTCTGAATCTCAGGTTCTCCACTGCTAAAGGGGGCTAATAATGTGTACTTCACAAGATCATTCTGAGATTTAAGTACAGGAAAGCGTTTTGGAGCtataaaattgtacataaatGTGAAATGTGTGTTACCTGTACCATTGGTTTGAAAACTAGCCTTATAAATTACTTAATGATACATTGTGTTTTATCTTGCCCCTGAAGAGATGGAAAGATTCTGGAGGGCGGAGGCtgtcttatatttcttttgtatcttCCTTTAGGTCTGACATAAAGCTAAGCATGCAGAAGGTACTCAGTGCACTGGGGTACTTAATTATTCCTGGGTGAATGAGTAACATGTGAAAGCCATTATAGTTTGAGAATCACACTGAGAATAATGAACCagtaaaaagaggaagaaagatctcaaaatcAAATCTTCATTAGATACATGTGCATACTTATGTATCTATATCAATATGTgtatataggtatacatatatatctctatctctttaATCTGTCATCTATAGAGAGAACCCTCAGGAATAGACTGCATGTTTTTTTCTTGGAAGGAAGAAGCAATatggcattttcttttcccaattaAATCACCCTTCTGGAACATATATCATTGAGGTGATGAAGtgacatttctttaaattaacaTTCAAGTTATGAACAAACACGCTGGTAAAAACTTCCTCAAGGACTGTCttaaaatagcaaaggaaaaATTTCTACCTGTTgataacctttattttaaaaagtcgtATACCAAAGTATCAGATCATTACTGTGGTGAATAGCATTATATAACTTAGAATAAAGATTTGCTCTAATATTCTTTTCTCAGTTTCAATATTTTGCTAActttagaagagaaaattgaCTATTAGAAGCACTACTGAGAGCAAATGGAAACAAGGATTCATGAGCTAATACATCCGTTCTCTTACCATTTCTATTCTTTTGTATAAGGTCTTATTTAGgaaatttctttgttctctggTTTTAGAACTGGGAAAGAAACCCAGAGTAGAAATCAACTTAAGGGAACAGAGAGGGGAATTTAAAAAATCGAATTGCTTAAAggtttaattgtttttaattgctcATAATTTTGCTCTGTGTGTTGAATGTGTTAAACATAATTAAGTTTCAGCCACATAATGCATATTACATTTGAGATATAATAATGTCAGAAATATCCTTTTCCaatgcagtatttttttattatctcacaatgaTAAGTACcttgtacatagtaggcactcaacactTTTCGATCCAATGAAGCAATAATCCAACaaattaattttggaattatATTTAGAGATTGAGTATTTTTTAATGGACAcattaattacctctttaaagcgGTAgggaaatttgtgtgtgtgtgtgaagaacgCTGTCCTTAATTATCATTTAATTAGAAGATACACATTTCAATTTCTTGCATATGAATATTACAAATTTCTAATGTTAGTCATGGCACTTCTTTCATTTTAGGTaatattattttccctattttaattttccaaaggaGTGCTTATCCCTGAAATAAAGGTTCCATAGGGTTTTAAGACATCTGATTTGTTTTGCAACTAACCTGGTTTGGTTCAATACCGAAGTTAACACTGACTTTTCTCGAGATTAATGCTGCATGATAGTATATAGCTCCTTATTTTTGTGATGATGGAAAGAGCAAAAGATCTCTTTAGTTAGAAACGATTTTGATAAAACTGTCTTATAATAAGtttttgcagatattttaaaCCAAGTACTCTACCTACAATGTGCTTTTTTCTCCAGACTTGCCATTAGATACTTAACAAACCAAGACCTTGAATCCTGCAGCATGGCGGGATTATTAGTTGAAATGGAAGTGAACTCAGTGTTAATCAAATATGTCAAACAtgtgttataaatataaaataactaaatttcaGTTCTGGTAATGATTTAATTTCACTGTTCTCTAGCAACATAATTACTACAATGTAAAAAGACTTTTTGGCATGTTACCCATTGACTATATATAGACTTAACATGTGAATGAACTGGTTCTGTGTTAAAACCACCAACCTTCAAAACTTCAAGTTTTTAATCGGTGATTAATTTCAGCTTCACATAACTTTATGATTACACACTGAGGTAGAGTGGATAGGATGAACTATTTTACAAtgagaacttttatttatttatatattagtaCTTCAAggatttaaaagatttaaatctGTACGCTTGTCTCCGGTAAAAAGTTTAgtgctaaatgaaagaataagccttgtttgttaaacatttttgtgaatgggactatatttcTATTTCCTGTTTTTACATGCTTATGATAATATAAAGGGAAGCtatggatttaaaaatttatttattccatgTTCTTTCCCATTACTCGGGTCTGTTATTAATGCTAACAGTTGTTTTAAGGTTACATTTCTTGTCACAatatataatcataatttttGAGATAGTGATAATTTACATCTTTTCCAATAGTtatatcacttttattattttttttccttaacttatTGCATGAGTTAGTCTCTCAGAAACGATGTTGAGAAATTGGGTGATAGTAGgcttctcttctttgtttttctttcagtggaAATGTTTTTGGTATTTACCAGTTTATATTTCTATTGCTTTATGATCTTTCGACATAATGGCTGAAATTACCAAATGCTTTTTTGGGGGATCGAATGATAAAAATCATgtcattttttcatcttttaatttatgaatgtaatgaattatatttatatatttttatgcacTGAACCATTCCCACATTTCTAGAATAAACTCTATTTGGTTACTATTTTAATTGCTTGCTAGATTTgattagtttatattttgtttacatttcagaATCTATATGTATAAGTAAGATTGgttcatagttttatttctttgtgctatctttatctggttttgataTTGAGATTAGTCTGGCTTTGTAAGATGAATTGAGAGGATTtctaccttttttccccctatgctCTGGAATAGTTTGAATAATAGAAAATTGTCATGctattttttttgaaagttataGAATATGCTTACAGAATTATCTGGGCTTATATTTTTAGAGGTAGCGTTTTGATGTTCTTTATCATCTGCAGTTATTGacttgtttggttttctttctctttttgagcCAATTTCAGAATTCATATTTTCATAGTAAATCATGCATTACATCTAGAGTGCCAATTTATTGGCAAGAAGTTgcaaaaagtattttcttatagttATTTTAGTTACTTCCATAACCATAGACATACAGCTTTTCTCATTGCTGCtattaactatttaaataaaatattaaaatcaacaaatttttttctgtttttcttctcctaaCCTGATTGTTACCAATTTGAGAAACATATCTTTACTTTTATAGAAAATAGTCATCTAAGACTCatagttttgaaagaatttaaaagatcCTACAATTTCTATCCTTTTCTACTAACTATCCTTatcctgttaatattttattaataatagcagCCACTTGATGAGTGCTTATTGTGTGTTAGACACTTGGTTAATAAGCTCTTTCCTATACTTACATTATTTAATCCTTGGGGTAGCTCTAGTGCCTAGGAATTAGTGTtgccattttatgaatgagaaaactaaggctaaGAGAGATTAGGTAACTCAGCCAATGATATTCAACTAGCAAGTAGCAGACTGGTATGGGAATTAGGACTGTCAGATTCTGAAGCTTGTGCTTTTAATCACCACTCTGTACTTTCAGTAAGTCTTTCTCATTATTCCCAACTATACTGCTTACCTTTGTGCTAAAAATAAGTCTATAACTAAGTATCAAGTGTTCAATAAACCCACACCATAGCTTGAAATAAACTGTAAATTGTGAACTTAAAAAATCTTGTTgttgtaatgattttttaaaaagatacttattTTTCCCCCTCAGATATTCCTGTGAGCTTTCCCCActtatttcagtattttgagACTAGACATAGAGCCTGTGATCAAATTAGCCTACTGCAAAAGATACCACTTTTTTGGTAGATGGAGAGATCAACAGGTATTGATTAGTAATTCCacttaattcttaaaaaattttggcaaaatacccacaacataaaatttatcatcttatcCATTTTAAGTGCATTTTAAGTAGTACGTATacagtacattcacattgttgtacaatcattaccaccatccatcgGCAGAcctctttttatcttgcaaaGCTTAGACTCTGTACCCATTAACTCCATAtgcccccctctccccagcctctagcaaccacaattttattttctgtgtctataaaCTTGATGACTCAATGTACCTCATATAAGgcaaatcacacagtatttgtcttttatgactggcttatttcattcagctTGATGTCCTCAAGATTTATCCAAGTCGTAACATGTGTCagactttctttcctttgtaagaCTGAATAATGTTCCCTTGTATGTggataccacctcttctttatccactctcccactgatggacacttgagttacttccactttttggctattgtgggtaatgctgctgtgaatatggCTGTGCAAATATGTCTTTGAGACCCGGTTTTCAattgttttgggtagatacctgaaagtgaaattgctggatcatatggtaattctctttttaatttttttgaggaaccaatTCCACTTTATTAACTAAATAGCACAATAAAGCTATGTTCCGTTGCCTCAGGTCTCTGATTTGGTACAGCCCTGAGAGTCAGGGACATCCAAGGTAAGGTACTCTCAGGCCTTACGTTTGGTAGAAGGTCCTGGGTAAcaaggagtgggggaggggagagtgccGAAACTGAGATGCAGAACCTACGTAAGGTCTTCTTCACCTTAGCCCGCTCAGCCTACCTAGCTCCCGTAGTCTGGAGGATGCCCAATGGTACATGGCTTGAGCAGAATTACAGAGAAGCCACAGGACTAGTACTCCATGAATATGGAATTTTCTAGGCTTCGTAGGAAGTCCACACTCTTATTATTTTGAGAGGCATTAAAGCATAGTGATTAAGAACATGAATTCTGGAGCTAGATCTCCTGGGGTTGACTCTTCAGCTCAGCTTTTACTACTTGAGCAGTGACTTCAGCTGTCTGTGCCACaatttccttacttgtaaaataaGTAACGCAATAATACCGACCACGTAGGATGatggggaggattaaatgagttaatatgtggaAGTACTTAGGAAAGTACCTGACATAATAGCTCTCAGTAAACACTAGGCAATAATAGCATTATTTTCAGTTAGTGTCGGTTACAGTGTGGCTTTCCTTAAAATCCTTGGAAATAAGATGAATAACATTCCATTCTGTGAGTTAAACTTCTTGGATTGTGTGCAGTACGAATCAAAAAAGATATGTGACAGCAGTTTAAAGAGAGAGCATCTGCTCCCAGGCCAGCAGGAGTAAATTGTAACTTGATGAATCATTGACATCTGTGGAAAATCAATCCTAGTCGTTACAGGAATTGGTTGTAGGGGTTGTAGAGTCATTACAGTCTTAGCCCTCCTAAACACTGTCCAAGGTGCCCTTGTGACTATCCTACCATTTCATTTCAAGTGGCAGATGTCCATCTCTGGTAAGGGGAGTCTGATAGCACTAAAGATTTGAATGACATAATGAACTCCTCTAACCCACAAAGCAGACTTCTGATCATACTTTGGCTTCCGATGTAGCGTATCCAGGTGGTGAAGCTGTATAGGCTGGACCACTTGAATATCTGATTGCATATCTAGTTGTAAGTCTCACTGGAAACCAGAACATTAGCTTTCTGCTTTTACTTGTCAATCTTGGGTGTATTGTTAACCCAGGTCAGCCCCTGATTAATAAATCCGTTCTCTCTGTGTTGACTAAGTAGGTAGTTGAGCCTTCAACGCTGACAGCCAAACCCTGGACCACactcccctccccaaccctcaTCAATTTCTTGGAATATACTCCCTGCCTCTTTTAGATCACTGCACCACTAACTGCTTTAATTTATCgacttgtgttttctttattggaACTTCTATATGTGTGGGGGCAGTGATAATTCTTCAATATCACCATTATAAGTTTGCTACAGAGAGGTGGAGCATTCCAACTGCTAGTCTTCCCTACATTCCTGGACCAGCCTGACCCAAGCCTGACCCTTTGTGTGGAGATCACTGCACTGTACGAGCTCACTCCGTGGAACTAGAGATCTGATATATGCCGTCTTAGAGCAGATCGCTCAAGTCTCTCGTTTTTCAGAGGCGGAAACAGAGACTACTTGCGTAGGACCATATATCTTCATGCTCTTTCGATAGTCGGTTGTCTAAAGCTTGACTATATCGTCCTCAACTCATGACTTATTAATAATCTTCCTAGCTCCAGTCTTATCTAACCAGTACAAACATTTAACTTCCCAAAGCACCTTTCTTTCCTGTGGTTCTGGCAACATTCCTCCCTTTGTTATATACCATTGCCATCCAGGTTCACATTTGAATACGGATTCATCGTAGATTTCAGACTATGTTTCTAACTGGTTGGATCCTTTCTAGCCTGATTGACATTGTGGTCTTCCTGACCGCTTTGGAGATAGATTGCTTGGAGATAGATAGATCCAACAATTggatctactttttttttttttttttttttgaggagctCACAAGGGGGGCAGTTCCCCTGGTTGCTGCGGGGCTTCACCAGCCAACCTGGCAAGAAGCTTTAGAGTTGGCTCCCCAGGTCCCCCTTGACTTGCTGACACCAGTAGCTGAGTTGGTCACCTGAATCTACTTCTGTAATGATCAGAGATGCTGAATTTATCAGGTTggggtcttatttatttttttttaactctgcatCCCACACTATAGACATGATTTCATGATCTATAATAAACTTCAAGAATCcctctttaaataataattactgtATACCCACAATACAATTATATTCCAATTATTCTATACACATTTTCAAgttaagaacagaaatttatttattttttttaaattatccatgTTTATTTTAATCACAACAGGAATTTCTAttctaaagatttttctttttaaagggaaGTGAGGCAGCAAATGTGGATTAATTAAACACAAGCAAAGTGCTTTGATGTACATGCTCAGAGGGTTCGTCAAGGAGTCCTTCCTAGAAGTGTGTTTTGAACAAGATTTTAAGAGAAGGTATAGATATGTACGGGTGAAAAAGAAGTGGtcagaaaaaaagggaagtaaaacaaaaattgtgcATTGGGGAGCTATATCAGAAGAAGGGGGAATGGatgctaagaaaaaaaagcagcaacACGTCCATTGCAGGATGGTTAAGCAGGCACTTGGCTGGAATTTACaagaatattggggagcagtgacTGGTAAAGTTATTGAGATGAAGGTTCACAGCCTTGCTACCCACATTTTACCTGGATAGTGTGCTAGATCCTAAGGGAAAAccaaagggagaaagagacagtgTTTGACCTATAGGAATTAACAATCTTGCCGATGAGACAGGACAATAGGAAAGTAGATGAGGAGTCTTGCAAGCTAGTAAAAGTGGCTTGGATATTACATGGTGAGTAATGGAAGGAGCCTTTGGAGAGTCTCATGTATCATCCTGCCTCTGTCATCTGCTCAGGAGGGAGAGGTCTGAGCTGGGAAAGATCAAACTGAGCAGGAGGCCAgatttcaaaaatcaatttttgtAGCTATGTCTAATCAATTAGCAAAAGAGCTTTTCCACCCACACAAAACTATTTTGAagcactttagaaaaaaaaaatgcgttGCCTAAAATCTCCTGTCCACAATGAACAATTAATGGAAAATCACTGGTTTGCTTTTGCAAACAGCACTTCATGCCAGTAACTTCAGGCTGTTTTCCAATCTTACAGTAAATTTTAGCACTGAAACCAATTTAGGAATATTTAGTCCATAGGCTTTTTTAGTGGAAAGATGATGTGGGTAGACTAgaataataacattttcttttccacaccaaaatattagcaagtacTAATGGCTCCACTCTGATACTGTcagtttcaaaataaagaaatatattaagtTGCGTATGGAAACTTTTTGGATTATGTTAGAAACAGTGTAGCTTTATAATAGTTGAGATGGTAAGCGATTCAGATTTTGCCTTTAATGTATCATTTTATCTCCATCTTGGATCACACCTAAGAAAGTTTCCAGATTTTTGTTGGCTATTTTACAAGTCCTCTGGTAATTGTTTGGTCTTATGTGGTAGAAATGTAgatgttattttttccctttctttttcttcttcttcttttcaccTGCCTCTTCTCTACTTGCAAACTGTTCTGTGATTTCTACTCTCTTCACTGGCATTGCAATGGGAGGCTTCCTGTGGTCCTTGGCTTCCTGGAATGACATTGGAGGCATATTTAAGTGCCTGACGACATTCCTGGGTTTATGTGGGTTCTGGCCCACATGGATGGGTGGTAGGTCTCTGAAAGGCACCAGCACAAAAATGACAGGCACCCTGAAGTCTGGTGTCAGATTGGGTTGTGGTTGTCCACTTGTCACTTGAAAAGATGGTCCAGGAGCGACACTGTTTAAGGCGTAGCTCTCTAAAGCTGCCTGAGCTGTTGTGTTCTGATTCTCTTTTGTCTGGGGAAGAACATCTGTGAAATAAGGTCTCACTCCTGTTATGGCATTGATCGCATATGCGTTGTACCTGTCAGCTAGTGCCCTCCCAGTTAAAATGGGCTGGAAAACCGTTGCTCCTGAGACACCACTCACAAAGTTGTTGAGGAGAGAATGCCAGATCCCCCCACTTATTGGGCTCAATGTGACCTTCGGCCATAGACTTGCCAGGCTCCGGAGAGCTTCGCGGTTCCACGCCGAGGCAGGAAATTCGGCCTCAGTATGATAGAGCTGAGAGAAGTAAATACTAAGAGTGACATCTGGATACATTATCAGGAAATTGTACATTTTGCTGATGCAGCAGTGGTCAGCTTCATTACAAGGGGAGTTGTTGGAATACAGAATGATATGCCTGATGCCAT
This DNA window, taken from Rhinolophus ferrumequinum isolate MPI-CBG mRhiFer1 chromosome 22, mRhiFer1_v1.p, whole genome shotgun sequence, encodes the following:
- the APOBEC4 gene encoding putative C->U-editing enzyme APOBEC-4 — protein: MEPLYEEYLANRGTIVKPYYWLSFSLDCSNCPYHIRTGEEARVPYTEFYQIFGFPYGPTYPQPKHLTFYELKTSCGSLVQKGHASSCTGNNTHPESMLFETNGYFDSTIYSNDGIRHIILYSNNSPCNEADHCCISKMYNFLIMYPDVTLSIYFSQLYHTEAEFPASAWNREALRSLASLWPKVTLSPISGGIWHSLLNNFVSGVSGATVFQPILTGRALADRYNAYAINAITGVRPYFTDVLPQTKENQNTTAQAALESYALNSVAPGPSFQVTSGQPQPNLTPDFRVPVIFVLVPFRDLPPIHVGQNPHKPRNVVRHLNMPPMSFQEAKDHRKPPIAMPVKRVEITEQFASREEAGEKKKKKKKGKK